A stretch of DNA from Shewanella sediminis HAW-EB3:
CTCCAACAGGGTGACCTGGCTGGAGCCCCTAAGTCAGGTGATGATCTTTCTGACCTGTTTCTACCTGCTACAACAGTCCGCCATCGCTTCGCTATTTTTCAGCTTAATGCTCTCCTCTATCGCGATGGCGGGCTTTATGTTTTTCAATAGACGTAAACAGATTGCGACCACGCCTCTGGCCTCGGTAAATTTGGACCCAGGCCTACGCAACTTCGTGAAGAAAAGCTTTACCGCTTCACTCGAGGCCGGGGCAAGCATATTGATGATCTATATCACCGTCCTGATGACCATAGGCCATTTCAGCATAGATGAGCTAGGTGACTTTCAGGTTGTTGTCCGGCCTATCATCGCTTATCTGACCCTGTTATTTGTCTTCCCGATATACCGATTTGTTTTCCCGGAACTCGCAGTCTGCGTGCGTAAAAATGACCTTGAACAGATAAAACAGATAAAGCGCTGGGTATATAAGCTTGCCGTTATTATAGGTGCCGGCTTCTTTACGCTTATGCTCTGCTTTAGTCATGAGATAGTGAGCTGGGTATTCCCACCGCAATACAGCAAGGCTGCCCCCGTCTTGATGCATTTCTCCATGTTCTTCGTGTTTATGATGCTCAATGCCTATCAGTTAGCATTTATCAAGGCTCATGGCCTGTTTACTCAGAGTTTGATCATCAGGATCAGCGGGATCCTGGCGTTAATTGGCAGCTACTATATTTACAGTCGGATCACAGATAATGTCGTTGCGGTGATCTTGGCTCTGGGAAGTGGCTATCTGTTGATGTTCATCTTATCCAGCATAGTCGAGAGACAGATATCAATACCAAGCAGTATAAAGATGTGATCGCTCAGCGAGAATTTAGCGTTTCAGAGGCAAGGCAACGAGTGAAGAACATAGTTATTCTACGTTTAAGCTCGTTAACACCGCATCGGATGCGCTAAAACTCGCCTTTCAGGAGTGTTTTTGGCTGCCTACTTCTGTGTTGAATGACTTCAGAAGGGAGCACCATTCCCTCATCCATTCGCCTTGAATTAGTTTGCCAAAAACACTCTGAGTAGATCACTTTCTTATACAGCTTGGTATAAAGCGCGGTGACAAGTGCGCCACCGCGACCTAGTTGTAAATCACACAAGTTTTGAAAAGTTCATCATTGATGCGAAACAGCACAGGTTTTATGATTTTCTTTATGGCTGATAGTGGAAATATCTACCGGCTTAGGTTTAAAGAAACAGACACGATTTCGACCGGAATTCTT
This window harbors:
- a CDS encoding lipopolysaccharide biosynthesis protein, which encodes MQVTSIERVKRAFIAGIWATLVSITIGFGFKIWLAQWVAKEDLALYHTVVDIVSLSLILMTGFRSSMVVSYSQTQNDRDITNIFRYSLIAMVLLTWGVVLPYIKHRLHIDVEYFHLVGIILGMGFKVYFTNQIAMYRMYTISNRVTWLEPLSQVMIFLTCFYLLQQSAIASLFFSLMLSSIAMAGFMFFNRRKQIATTPLASVNLDPGLRNFVKKSFTASLEAGASILMIYITVLMTIGHFSIDELGDFQVVVRPIIAYLTLLFVFPIYRFVFPELAVCVRKNDLEQIKQIKRWVYKLAVIIGAGFFTLMLCFSHEIVSWVFPPQYSKAAPVLMHFSMFFVFMMLNAYQLAFIKAHGLFTQSLIIRISGILALIGSYYIYSRITDNVVAVILALGSGYLLMFILSSIVERQISIPSSIKM